A genome region from Pseudomonas pergaminensis includes the following:
- a CDS encoding MFS transporter: MHPESFTGQASLVTPTRKRFFIMVLLFITVVINYLDRSNLSIAAPALTSELGIDPVHVGLIFSAFGWTYAAMQIPGGWLVDRVPPRILYTVALILWSIATVMLGFAASFIALFVLRMAVGALEAPAYPINSRVVTTWFPERERATAIGFYTSGQFVGLAFLTPVLAWLQHAFGWHMVFVVTGGVGILWGIIWYAVYREPKDFKGANAAEIELIREGGGLVDMQEKTAKAPFSWVDLGIVLSKRKLWGIYLGQFCLNSTLWFFLTWFPTYLVKYRGMDFIKSGLLASLPFLAAFVGVLCSGIFSDWLIRRGASVGFARKLPIIGGLLISTAIIGANYVDSTAWVIAFLAVAFFGNGLASITWSLVSTLAPARLLGLTGGVFNFIGNLSAIATPIVIGFLASGDSFAPAITYIAVLALLGALSYVLLVGKVERIEL, encoded by the coding sequence ATGCACCCTGAATCCTTCACCGGGCAGGCATCTTTAGTCACGCCTACCAGAAAGCGTTTCTTCATCATGGTGCTGCTGTTTATCACCGTGGTGATCAACTACCTCGACCGCAGCAACCTGTCCATCGCCGCCCCGGCACTGACCAGCGAACTGGGCATCGACCCAGTGCACGTCGGGCTGATTTTCTCCGCGTTCGGCTGGACCTATGCAGCCATGCAGATCCCTGGCGGCTGGCTGGTGGACCGCGTGCCGCCGCGCATTCTCTATACCGTCGCACTGATCTTGTGGTCCATCGCCACCGTGATGCTCGGCTTCGCTGCCAGCTTTATTGCGTTGTTCGTGCTGCGCATGGCGGTGGGGGCCCTGGAAGCCCCGGCGTATCCGATCAACAGCCGCGTGGTCACCACCTGGTTTCCCGAGCGCGAACGCGCCACGGCGATTGGCTTCTACACCTCCGGGCAGTTTGTCGGGCTGGCATTCCTCACGCCGGTACTGGCCTGGCTGCAACACGCCTTCGGCTGGCACATGGTGTTTGTCGTCACCGGTGGCGTTGGCATCCTGTGGGGGATCATCTGGTACGCGGTGTATCGCGAGCCGAAGGATTTCAAAGGCGCCAACGCCGCTGAAATCGAGCTGATCCGCGAAGGCGGCGGCCTGGTGGACATGCAGGAAAAAACCGCCAAGGCCCCGTTCAGTTGGGTCGACCTGGGGATCGTGCTGAGCAAGCGCAAACTCTGGGGCATCTACCTGGGGCAGTTCTGCCTGAACTCCACGCTGTGGTTTTTCCTGACGTGGTTCCCCACCTACCTGGTGAAATATCGCGGGATGGACTTCATCAAATCCGGCCTGCTGGCATCGTTGCCGTTCCTGGCGGCGTTTGTCGGCGTCCTGTGTTCCGGGATCTTTTCCGACTGGCTGATTCGTCGCGGCGCGTCGGTGGGGTTTGCGCGCAAGTTGCCGATCATTGGCGGGCTGCTGATTTCCACGGCGATCATCGGCGCCAACTATGTCGACTCGACGGCCTGGGTGATTGCGTTCCTGGCGGTGGCGTTCTTTGGCAATGGCCTGGCTTCGATTACCTGGTCGCTGGTGTCGACCCTGGCACCGGCGCGCCTGTTGGGGCTGACCGGTGGGGTGTTCAACTTCATCGGCAACCTGTCGGCGATTGCCACGCCGATTGTGATCGGCTTTTTGGCCAGCGGTGATTCGTTTGCGCCGGCGATTACCTATATCGCGGTGCTGGCCCTGCTCGGGGCGCTTTCCTACGTGTTGCTGGTCGGTAAAGTCGAGCGGATCGAGTTGTAA